From a region of the Falsiruegeria litorea R37 genome:
- a CDS encoding 2-hydroxyacid dehydrogenase, with translation MTTNILFAAKAERWTTYEQPLTKALTEAGIAFDLRTEFAPDQVDYIVYAPNSDVQDFSPYTRLRAVLNLWAGVEDVVGNTTLTVPLTRMVDHGLTQGMIEWVMGHTLRYHLGIDGHMNGQDGMWRNVAPPLAQDRKVTVLGLGALGAAVAQALAGLGFDVSGWSRSAKDIDGILCLHGTEGLRSALSEAEIVVLLLPNTPATANTLNAQTLAQLPSGACIINPGRGPLIDDDALLAALDSGQIAHATLDVFRIEPLPAEHPYWAHPQVTVTPHIASETRASTASQVIAENIRRDLNGEPLLHIVDRFLGY, from the coding sequence ATGACAACCAACATCCTGTTTGCCGCCAAGGCAGAACGCTGGACGACCTATGAACAGCCGTTGACCAAGGCCCTGACAGAGGCAGGGATCGCGTTCGATCTGCGAACCGAGTTCGCCCCCGATCAGGTCGATTACATCGTCTATGCCCCCAACAGCGATGTACAGGACTTCTCGCCCTACACCCGCCTACGGGCCGTGCTGAACCTGTGGGCGGGGGTCGAGGATGTGGTCGGCAACACGACCCTGACCGTACCGCTGACACGCATGGTGGATCATGGGCTGACGCAGGGCATGATCGAATGGGTGATGGGACACACGCTGCGCTATCACCTCGGGATAGACGGGCATATGAACGGCCAGGACGGCATGTGGCGCAACGTGGCGCCTCCGCTGGCTCAAGATCGCAAGGTGACCGTTTTGGGCTTGGGCGCGTTGGGAGCAGCTGTTGCGCAAGCGTTGGCAGGGCTGGGGTTTGACGTCAGCGGTTGGAGCCGGTCAGCCAAGGATATCGACGGCATTCTCTGTCTGCACGGCACAGAGGGGCTGCGTTCTGCTCTATCAGAGGCTGAAATCGTCGTTCTGTTGCTGCCAAACACGCCCGCGACCGCAAATACGTTGAACGCCCAAACGCTGGCACAGCTACCGAGTGGCGCCTGCATCATAAACCCCGGCCGAGGGCCATTGATCGATGACGACGCTCTGCTCGCGGCCTTGGACAGCGGCCAGATCGCCCATGCGACCCTGGATGTGTTCCGCATCGAACCCCTGCCCGCCGAGCACCCCTATTGGGCGCACCCTCAGGTGACAGTGACGCCCCATATCGCATCCGAGACCCGTGCCAGCACCGCCAGCCAGGTCATCGCGGAAAACATCCGCCGCGACCTGAACGGCGAGCCTTTGTTGCATATCGTGGATCGGTTCCTCGGGTACTGA
- a CDS encoding M3 family metallopeptidase, with protein MTNPILAQWQTPFEIAPFDAISDDDFAPALDTALTAHLGEIDAIADNTETPDFDNTIGAMEAAGEALDKVLSVFFTVAGADSNPKREELQRDFSPKLAAHFSAISSNKALFRRVADLWARKDDLTLTPEQSRVLMLTHRSFVRAGAALEGEDDTRMQEIKARLATLGTSFTQNLLADEREWFMKLSEGDLEGLPDFVVEAARAAGAEKGVDGPVVTLSRSIIVPFLQFSPRRDLREGAYKAWAARGANGGETDNREIAAETLKLREERAHLLGYDNFATYKLETEMARTPERVRELLMQVWEPAKAQADADSETMTQMMQADGINGPLEAWDWRYYAEKRRKAEHDLDEAELKPYLQLDRMIEASFSCANRLFGLDFAPLDIPLYHEDCRAWEVTRNGKHVAVFIGDYFARGSKRSGAWCSAMRAQAKFPKEQAPIVINVCNFAKGDPALLSYDDARTLFHEFGHALHQMLSNVTYESISGTSVARDFVELPSQLYEHWLEVPEVLAEFATHAETGAPMPKEMLEKVLKAANFDMGFQTVEYVASALVDLEFHDGSAPVDPMAKQAEVLEQIGMPHAIGMRHATPQFAHVFAGDGYSSAYYSYMWSEVMDADAFAAFEEAGGAFDEERANALETHILSTGGSREAEELYLAFRGKLPGVEALLKGRGLIAA; from the coding sequence ATGACCAATCCGATCCTTGCCCAGTGGCAAACCCCATTTGAAATCGCGCCCTTTGACGCCATCAGCGACGACGATTTTGCCCCGGCTCTGGACACAGCTCTGACTGCCCACCTTGGGGAGATCGATGCAATAGCCGACAACACCGAAACACCTGATTTCGACAACACCATCGGCGCGATGGAGGCGGCGGGCGAGGCGCTCGACAAGGTACTTTCGGTGTTCTTCACCGTCGCGGGCGCCGACAGCAACCCCAAGCGCGAAGAGTTGCAACGAGATTTCTCGCCAAAGCTGGCGGCGCATTTCTCGGCGATTTCGTCGAACAAAGCGCTGTTCCGCCGGGTGGCTGATCTCTGGGCGCGCAAGGATGACCTGACCCTGACACCAGAACAGTCCCGTGTCCTGATGTTGACCCACCGCAGCTTTGTCCGTGCCGGTGCCGCGCTCGAGGGCGAGGACGACACACGCATGCAAGAAATTAAGGCCCGTCTGGCCACCCTTGGCACTTCCTTCACCCAGAACCTGCTGGCGGATGAGCGCGAGTGGTTCATGAAACTGTCCGAAGGTGATCTGGAGGGGCTGCCCGACTTCGTCGTCGAAGCCGCCCGCGCCGCTGGGGCAGAGAAGGGCGTCGATGGCCCTGTTGTGACTCTGTCCCGCTCGATCATCGTGCCCTTCCTGCAATTCTCGCCCCGCCGCGACTTGCGCGAAGGGGCCTATAAGGCCTGGGCCGCGCGCGGCGCCAACGGTGGCGAGACGGACAATCGCGAGATTGCGGCCGAGACGCTGAAACTGCGTGAGGAACGCGCGCATCTATTGGGCTATGACAACTTCGCCACCTACAAGCTGGAAACCGAAATGGCGCGCACGCCCGAACGGGTGCGCGAGTTGTTGATGCAGGTCTGGGAACCGGCCAAGGCACAGGCGGATGCGGACTCGGAAACCATGACCCAGATGATGCAGGCTGACGGCATCAACGGCCCGCTCGAAGCCTGGGATTGGCGCTACTACGCAGAAAAGCGTCGCAAGGCCGAACATGATCTGGATGAGGCCGAGCTCAAGCCCTATCTGCAGCTCGACCGCATGATCGAGGCGTCTTTTTCTTGCGCAAACCGCTTGTTTGGCTTGGACTTTGCCCCGCTCGACATCCCGCTCTACCACGAAGACTGCCGCGCATGGGAGGTGACCCGAAATGGCAAGCATGTCGCGGTGTTCATCGGTGACTATTTCGCCCGCGGTTCGAAACGTTCGGGCGCCTGGTGCAGCGCCATGCGCGCCCAGGCCAAATTCCCAAAGGAGCAGGCACCGATCGTGATCAACGTCTGCAACTTCGCCAAGGGCGATCCGGCGCTCTTGTCCTATGATGACGCACGCACGCTGTTTCATGAATTCGGCCATGCCTTGCACCAGATGCTGTCGAATGTGACTTATGAGAGCATCTCAGGTACGTCCGTGGCACGCGACTTTGTCGAACTGCCCAGCCAGCTCTATGAACACTGGCTCGAGGTGCCCGAGGTTCTGGCCGAGTTTGCCACACACGCTGAAACTGGTGCTCCGATGCCGAAAGAGATGCTGGAAAAGGTGCTCAAGGCTGCGAACTTCGACATGGGGTTCCAGACGGTGGAATATGTCGCGTCGGCATTGGTGGATCTGGAGTTCCACGACGGTTCAGCCCCCGTTGATCCGATGGCAAAACAGGCCGAGGTTCTGGAACAGATCGGCATGCCCCACGCCATCGGCATGCGCCACGCGACCCCGCAGTTTGCCCACGTCTTTGCAGGCGACGGGTATAGCTCGGCTTATTACAGCTACATGTGGTCCGAAGTAATGGATGCGGATGCCTTTGCTGCCTTTGAAGAGGCAGGGGGAGCATTCGACGAGGAACGAGCCAACGCGCTTGAGACGCACATCCTGTCCACTGGCGGTTCGCGTGAAGCCGAAGAGCTCTACCTGGCGTTCCGGGGCAAGCTGCCCGGGGTTGAGGCACTGCTCAAAGGACGCGGGCTCATCGCTGCCTAA
- the dut gene encoding dUTP diphosphatase — protein sequence MIAIRVIRDEDSDPQIALPSYETAGAAGADVRANFPDRTGVVLAPGARALIPTGLRLEIPAGYEVQVRPRSGLALKHGITLPNTPGTIDSDYRGPLGVILLNAGTEPFEVTHGERIAQLIVAPVLQAQFDLVDGLSDTERGTGGFGSTGRS from the coding sequence ATGATAGCCATCCGGGTCATCAGAGACGAAGACAGCGATCCGCAGATCGCACTGCCCAGCTATGAAACAGCGGGGGCGGCGGGTGCCGACGTGCGTGCCAATTTCCCGGACCGGACCGGTGTGGTCCTGGCCCCCGGTGCACGGGCGCTGATCCCCACCGGTCTGCGGCTTGAGATCCCGGCTGGGTACGAGGTTCAGGTGCGTCCGCGCTCGGGCCTTGCGCTGAAACACGGCATCACATTGCCCAACACGCCCGGGACCATCGACAGCGACTATCGCGGGCCCCTTGGGGTGATCTTGCTGAATGCGGGCACCGAGCCGTTCGAGGTGACGCATGGCGAGCGCATTGCACAGCTGATCGTGGCCCCTGTTCTACAGGCGCAATTCGACCTTGTGGACGGTCTGAGTGACACCGAGCGCGGCACTGGCGGCTTCGGCTCGACCGGGCGCAGCTGA
- the coaBC gene encoding bifunctional phosphopantothenoylcysteine decarboxylase/phosphopantothenate--cysteine ligase CoaBC, producing MLASKRILLIIGGGIAAYKSLDLIRRLRERGAEVTAVLTKAAEEFVTPLSVSALAGTKVYRDLFDLTDEAEMGHIQLSRSADLVVVAPATADLMGKMASGLANDLASTLLMATDTPVLLAPAMNVRMWEHAATQRNRATLAADGIAFVGPNDGDMACGEYGPGRMSEPLEIVAAVEAHFADGPLQGKRILVTSGPTHEPIDPVRYIANRSSGAQGTAVARALASLGAHVVFVTGPADVPPPDGVEVVAVQSAREMADAVQAALPVDAGVFAAAVADWRVASASDRKLKKSKDGLPVLEFAENPDILKTVSRMEQGRPGLVVGFAAETNDVIENATAKRLRKGCDWIVANDVSPATGIMGGAENAVILISDTGAEEWPRMSKSDVATQLAERIAAKLVG from the coding sequence ATGCTGGCATCCAAGCGCATACTTCTGATCATCGGAGGTGGCATTGCGGCCTATAAGTCCCTCGACCTGATCCGCCGCCTGCGGGAACGCGGTGCCGAGGTGACGGCGGTCCTGACTAAGGCAGCCGAAGAGTTTGTGACTCCGCTGTCTGTATCGGCCCTTGCCGGAACCAAAGTTTACCGCGATCTCTTTGATCTGACCGACGAGGCCGAGATGGGCCACATTCAACTGTCGCGCTCTGCCGATTTGGTGGTGGTTGCACCCGCGACCGCTGATCTGATGGGCAAGATGGCGTCGGGTCTGGCCAATGATCTGGCCTCGACCCTGTTGATGGCCACGGACACGCCCGTTCTGCTGGCCCCAGCCATGAACGTTCGCATGTGGGAGCATGCTGCAACACAGCGCAACCGGGCCACGCTGGCGGCTGACGGTATTGCATTTGTTGGTCCCAACGACGGCGACATGGCTTGCGGTGAATACGGTCCTGGCCGCATGTCGGAACCGCTTGAAATTGTGGCCGCTGTCGAGGCGCATTTTGCCGACGGTCCGTTGCAAGGCAAACGTATCCTGGTCACATCCGGCCCGACGCACGAACCCATTGATCCCGTTCGCTACATCGCCAATCGATCGTCCGGCGCGCAAGGAACGGCAGTGGCTCGGGCATTGGCGTCTTTGGGGGCTCATGTGGTCTTTGTGACGGGTCCCGCTGACGTTCCCCCACCTGATGGGGTCGAGGTTGTGGCCGTTCAAAGCGCCCGCGAAATGGCCGACGCGGTGCAGGCTGCTTTGCCTGTGGATGCGGGTGTCTTCGCCGCTGCCGTTGCTGATTGGCGTGTCGCCAGTGCCTCGGACCGGAAGCTGAAGAAAAGCAAGGATGGCTTGCCCGTATTGGAATTTGCCGAAAACCCCGACATCCTGAAAACCGTCTCGCGGATGGAGCAGGGCAGACCGGGGCTGGTTGTGGGCTTTGCCGCAGAAACCAACGATGTGATCGAAAACGCCACCGCCAAGCGGCTGCGCAAGGGCTGTGATTGGATCGTCGCCAATGACGTCAGCCCGGCGACCGGCATCATGGGCGGGGCTGAAAACGCCGTCATCCTGATCTCGGACACAGGTGCCGAAGAATGGCCCCGCATGAGCAAATCCGACGTGGCTACGCAACTGGCCGAGCGGATCGCAGCAAAGCTGGTGGGCTAA
- a CDS encoding RNA polymerase factor sigma-32: MALDNARDTSMSRKAMKAELLDAETERALAYAWRDHRDEEALHRLINAYMRLAISMAAKFKRYGAPMNDLIQEAGLGLMKAADKFDPDRGVRFSTYAVWWIKASIQDYVMRNWSMVRTGSTSSQKSLFFNMRRVQAKFEREAASEGGALDRHQLHQMIALEIGVPLRDVEMMHGRLAGSDFSLNAVQSADEEGREWIDALEDESEQAAEHVENAHDTAQLREWLLKAMGALNAREQFIIRERKLRDTPRTLESLGQELNLSKERVRQLEAAAFAKMRKSLEAESHEVQHFLV, encoded by the coding sequence ATGGCCTTGGACAATGCACGCGACACGTCAATGTCGCGCAAAGCGATGAAGGCAGAACTGCTGGATGCTGAAACCGAACGGGCGCTGGCCTATGCGTGGCGGGACCACCGCGACGAAGAGGCGCTGCACCGGTTGATCAACGCATATATGCGTTTAGCTATTTCGATGGCGGCCAAGTTCAAGCGTTACGGCGCACCAATGAATGACCTGATCCAGGAAGCTGGACTGGGACTGATGAAGGCGGCCGACAAATTCGACCCGGATCGGGGCGTGCGCTTTTCGACCTATGCGGTTTGGTGGATCAAGGCGAGCATCCAGGACTATGTGATGCGCAACTGGTCAATGGTTCGAACCGGTTCGACCTCATCCCAGAAATCGCTGTTCTTCAACATGCGTCGCGTCCAGGCCAAGTTTGAACGCGAGGCTGCGAGCGAAGGGGGGGCGTTGGATCGGCATCAATTGCATCAGATGATCGCTCTGGAAATCGGTGTACCCCTGCGCGATGTGGAAATGATGCATGGACGTTTGGCCGGATCTGATTTCTCTCTCAACGCTGTGCAGTCCGCGGATGAAGAAGGCCGCGAGTGGATTGATGCGCTTGAGGATGAAAGCGAACAGGCCGCCGAGCATGTGGAAAACGCCCATGATACAGCGCAACTGCGGGAATGGCTGCTCAAGGCTATGGGTGCATTGAACGCGCGTGAACAGTTCATCATCCGCGAACGCAAACTGCGCGATACGCCCCGCACGCTCGAGAGTTTGGGGCAGGAACTAAATCTGTCCAAAGAGCGGGTTCGGCAACTTGAAGCCGCCGCTTTTGCCAAGATGCGCAAAAGCCTTGAAGCTGAATCGCACGAGGTGCAACACTTCCTCGTATGA
- the cobU gene encoding bifunctional adenosylcobinamide kinase/adenosylcobinamide-phosphate guanylyltransferase — protein MFPKFTFIFGGAASGKSAYAEQLVVSSEKNRIYLATSQVFDAEMQAKIDRHLVQRGSGWRTIEAPLELADTLSELTADDICLIDCATMWLSNHLLAESDMNAAQDRLLAAISGTAARVVVVSNEVGQGIVPGNALARQFREAQGRLNIILAAQADLVISVTVGLPHVLKGQLP, from the coding sequence TTGTTTCCAAAATTCACCTTTATCTTTGGGGGTGCCGCATCAGGCAAATCGGCCTATGCCGAGCAACTCGTTGTTTCGTCAGAAAAAAACAGGATCTACCTGGCCACATCACAAGTATTTGATGCTGAAATGCAGGCCAAAATCGACCGCCATCTTGTGCAGCGCGGGTCTGGTTGGCGCACAATTGAAGCCCCGTTAGAGCTGGCAGACACCCTGTCCGAGTTGACCGCAGACGACATCTGCCTGATCGACTGCGCCACCATGTGGCTGAGCAATCATCTGCTGGCCGAAAGCGACATGAACGCGGCCCAAGACCGATTGCTGGCCGCCATCTCGGGCACCGCTGCCAGGGTGGTCGTCGTCTCAAACGAGGTTGGCCAAGGGATCGTTCCGGGCAACGCCCTGGCCCGCCAGTTCCGCGAGGCGCAGGGGCGACTCAATATCATCTTGGCCGCCCAAGCCGATCTCGTGATCTCGGTCACGGTCGGCCTACCTCATGTCCTGAAAGGACAATTGCCATGA
- a CDS encoding trans-sulfuration enzyme family protein: protein MTQRNRPLGPMTKAIHAGEGPDPATGASAPPLHMSSTFVTDQVAGFSAHDLENGPEGFLYARWDNPTVAMLEKKIAAMQGTEACLCTASGMAAATAIFLTFLSAGDHVVVSDVSYAGVAELARETLPRLGIEVSTINMSDLEAVAAAIRPNTRLIHTETPVNPIGRLTDLAAVSKLAKEAGALHSCDATFASPLGMDTVGLGVDLTMHSITKYIGGHGDAVGGAVAGRADLIAKMRAEASIHHGGILSPFNAWLIARGASTLPLRMRAHQVGAQAVAEWLESHPSVTRVIYPGLASHPQAALAAQQMSNTSGMISFQVGDAAAGQRVAQQMIDRLQVIHYAVSLGHHRSLIFWMETAGLMETSFRLEGAQLDAYRAYAGDGIFRLSVGLEDAEDLIADLDVALS, encoded by the coding sequence ATGACGCAAAGAAACCGCCCCCTGGGGCCAATGACAAAAGCCATTCACGCGGGCGAAGGGCCGGATCCTGCGACGGGCGCCTCGGCACCGCCATTGCATATGTCATCGACCTTTGTCACCGATCAGGTGGCCGGGTTTTCCGCGCATGATCTGGAAAACGGTCCCGAGGGGTTTCTGTACGCCCGGTGGGACAATCCGACCGTTGCAATGCTGGAAAAGAAGATCGCGGCGATGCAGGGAACCGAGGCCTGTTTGTGCACGGCCTCTGGCATGGCGGCGGCAACTGCGATCTTTCTGACGTTCTTGTCGGCGGGTGACCATGTGGTGGTCTCGGATGTGTCCTATGCCGGGGTCGCGGAACTGGCGCGCGAGACCCTGCCGCGTCTGGGGATCGAGGTGAGCACGATCAACATGTCGGATCTGGAGGCGGTTGCGGCGGCAATTCGGCCAAACACCCGGCTCATCCATACGGAAACTCCGGTGAACCCAATCGGGCGACTGACGGATCTGGCGGCAGTGTCGAAGCTGGCGAAGGAAGCGGGCGCATTGCACAGCTGCGATGCAACCTTTGCCTCGCCTTTGGGCATGGACACGGTTGGTTTGGGCGTGGACCTGACAATGCATTCGATCACCAAATACATCGGCGGGCATGGCGATGCGGTTGGCGGAGCAGTTGCGGGGCGCGCAGATCTGATCGCCAAGATGCGGGCCGAGGCGTCGATCCATCACGGGGGCATCCTGTCGCCCTTCAATGCCTGGCTGATTGCGCGCGGAGCCTCAACCCTGCCCCTGCGGATGAGGGCGCATCAGGTCGGCGCACAGGCGGTGGCCGAGTGGTTGGAGAGCCATCCATCAGTTACACGCGTGATCTATCCGGGGTTGGCATCGCATCCGCAAGCGGCGTTGGCGGCGCAGCAGATGTCGAACACCTCGGGCATGATCTCGTTTCAAGTGGGTGATGCGGCAGCGGGTCAGAGGGTGGCACAACAAATGATCGACCGCCTGCAAGTGATCCACTATGCGGTGTCACTGGGTCATCACCGGTCGCTGATTTTCTGGATGGAGACAGCCGGCCTGATGGAGACGTCGTTCCGCCTGGAAGGTGCCCAGTTGGACGCGTATCGCGCCTATGCGGGGGACGGGATTTTCCGCTTGTCGGTCGGACTGGAAGACGCCGAGGATCTGATTGCCGATCTGGATGTGGCGTTGTCGTAG
- a CDS encoding ChaN family lipoprotein produces MTILICACVAFVAAPIRAALAYELVPDEIMLKMAGADVVIVGEVHDNPVHHRVQRDVVAALEPRAMVWEMLTDEGAKRINRKLISDPEKLAAAIRWAELGWPPLSMYLPIFNAAPDAPIYGALVPREAAMAAMDAGPAVALGADAARYGLTVPLPDEEKSAREAGQMAAHCDALPAEMAPVLVQIQRLRDAVLTRAILTAIEDTGGPVVVITGNGHARKDWGIPSFLARMQPGLRVFVLGQSEAGAIQGTFDAVLDAPEVERDDPCAAFHKATD; encoded by the coding sequence ATGACGATTCTGATCTGCGCCTGTGTGGCGTTTGTGGCCGCCCCGATCCGGGCGGCCTTGGCGTATGAACTGGTGCCGGACGAGATTATGCTGAAGATGGCGGGCGCTGATGTGGTGATTGTGGGCGAGGTGCACGACAATCCCGTGCATCACCGCGTTCAACGCGACGTTGTGGCCGCGCTGGAACCCCGTGCCATGGTGTGGGAGATGCTGACAGACGAGGGTGCGAAGAGGATCAACCGCAAGCTCATTTCTGACCCGGAAAAACTGGCGGCTGCGATCCGTTGGGCCGAGTTGGGGTGGCCGCCGCTGTCCATGTACCTTCCGATCTTCAATGCAGCGCCCGACGCCCCCATCTACGGCGCCCTTGTTCCGCGTGAGGCAGCGATGGCGGCGATGGATGCGGGCCCCGCCGTGGCACTTGGTGCAGATGCAGCGCGCTATGGGTTGACCGTTCCCCTTCCAGACGAGGAAAAGTCCGCGCGCGAAGCTGGGCAGATGGCAGCACACTGTGACGCACTGCCTGCCGAGATGGCTCCGGTACTGGTTCAAATCCAACGCCTGCGGGATGCGGTGCTGACCCGCGCGATCCTTACCGCGATTGAGGACACGGGCGGTCCTGTTGTTGTGATCACTGGGAATGGTCATGCGCGCAAGGATTGGGGCATTCCCAGCTTCCTGGCCCGCATGCAGCCGGGTTTGCGCGTGTTTGTGTTGGGGCAATCCGAAGCGGGGGCGATCCAAGGGACGTTTGACGCCGTTCTGGATGCGCCTGAGGTCGAACGAGATGATCCCTGTGCGGCGTTTCACAAAGCTACTGATTGA
- a CDS encoding histidine phosphatase family protein produces MTTTRLHMVRHGPTHAKSMVGWSDLPADLSDTAAITRLSDHLPHPATVISSDLSRAADTASAIQGSRTRLPHHADLREINFGDWELRRFAEIEAEDPARIRAYWETPGDVRPPNGESWNEVCARVDTAVDTLIADYGGRDLIIVAHFGVILTQVQRALRLDANEAFGHRIDNLSVTELSHRADGWDVHRINHLP; encoded by the coding sequence ATGACCACAACCCGCCTTCATATGGTCCGCCATGGGCCAACCCATGCCAAATCCATGGTGGGGTGGTCCGATTTGCCCGCTGATCTGAGCGACACCGCGGCCATCACACGCCTGTCTGATCATCTGCCGCATCCAGCAACGGTGATTTCATCGGACCTCTCGCGGGCTGCAGACACTGCAAGCGCGATCCAGGGCAGTCGCACGCGTCTGCCGCACCATGCTGATCTGCGCGAAATCAACTTCGGCGATTGGGAACTCCGGCGCTTTGCCGAGATCGAGGCCGAAGACCCGGCCCGCATCCGCGCCTATTGGGAAACACCCGGCGATGTGCGCCCCCCAAATGGCGAGAGCTGGAACGAGGTCTGCGCCCGTGTGGATACCGCCGTCGACACGCTGATTGCAGACTATGGGGGCCGTGACCTGATCATCGTGGCGCATTTCGGGGTGATCCTGACCCAAGTTCAACGCGCGCTGCGGCTGGACGCCAACGAGGCCTTTGGCCATCGGATCGACAATCTGTCGGTGACAGAGCTGTCCCATCGCGCGGATGGCTGGGACGTCCACCGGATCAATCACCTTCCGTGA
- a CDS encoding glutathione S-transferase produces the protein MTYDLFIGDRLFSSWSMRGWLMLEKFGIPHRTHMIGLYSGTMAADMTPLAPARLVPTLRTPAGTVVGESLAMAETLAEENPNVGLWPSDPAARAAARWLCAEMVAGFSSLRGECPMQLLQCYEGFTPSPETLTDLARIETLWAHARAVSGDETGPLFGAYSLADVFYTPVAARIIGYGLPVSAANRAYCLELLSDTSVRQWRAMGMTKSYDPWPYPVDLPTQPWPVGTDRKAVAVYSGPSVNDNCPYSGKPVQDFLELDGQIWGLCNPFCRDKTVADPEAWPAFVEMIGAR, from the coding sequence ATGACTTATGACCTTTTCATCGGAGATCGGCTGTTTTCCAGCTGGTCCATGCGCGGGTGGCTGATGCTCGAGAAATTCGGCATCCCCCACCGGACCCACATGATCGGCCTTTATTCCGGAACCATGGCAGCCGATATGACCCCTCTGGCCCCGGCTCGTCTGGTCCCGACACTGCGCACGCCAGCCGGGACGGTTGTCGGAGAAAGCCTGGCCATGGCCGAGACACTGGCCGAGGAAAACCCCAACGTGGGTCTTTGGCCTTCGGACCCCGCCGCCCGTGCCGCGGCACGGTGGCTCTGTGCCGAGATGGTTGCAGGTTTCAGTTCCTTGCGGGGTGAATGCCCAATGCAGCTCTTGCAGTGTTACGAGGGGTTCACCCCCTCGCCTGAAACTCTGACCGATCTGGCGCGGATCGAAACCCTTTGGGCGCATGCGCGCGCGGTGTCTGGTGATGAAACCGGGCCACTCTTTGGGGCCTATTCTCTGGCGGACGTTTTTTACACCCCCGTAGCGGCGCGGATTATCGGTTATGGCTTGCCCGTGTCGGCCGCGAACCGGGCCTATTGTCTGGAACTGCTGTCGGATACCTCGGTGCGGCAATGGCGGGCGATGGGGATGACCAAAAGCTATGACCCCTGGCCCTATCCCGTCGACCTGCCGACGCAGCCTTGGCCGGTTGGTACGGATCGCAAAGCGGTTGCCGTCTACTCTGGCCCATCCGTTAATGACAATTGCCCCTACTCGGGCAAGCCAGTGCAGGATTTCCTGGAGCTCGACGGACAGATCTGGGGCCTGTGCAACCCGTTCTGTCGGGACAAAACCGTGGCCGACCCCGAGGCCTGGCCCGCGTTCGTGGAAATGATCGGGGCGCGTTAA
- a CDS encoding HesA/MoeB/ThiF family protein: protein MLLVLGMAAMLWGIGMVMGVSRQARLTLMGGLLALVLLLQFALPDGHPVREATGQSPALWLILTGAVALILGYSRFLRALRTRSAPQATKQPPKPTGSFSDTELERYARHIVLRELGGPGQKRLKQARVLVIGAGGLGAPALQYLAAVGVGTIGVIDDDVVENANLQRQVIHRDADIGVPKVFSAQMAMEAQNPNVTVRPYNRRLTADIAAELFADYDLILDGTDNFETRYLANETAVKLGKPLISGALAQWEGQLSVFHPADTGPCYQCIFPEAPPPGLAPSCSEAGVIGPLPGVVGSMMAVEAIKLITRAGAVLKGEMLIYDALYGESRKITLSKRADCPICGTEAA from the coding sequence ATGCTTCTGGTTCTGGGCATGGCCGCGATGCTCTGGGGCATCGGCATGGTGATGGGAGTATCCCGTCAGGCGCGGCTGACGCTCATGGGCGGGTTGCTGGCGCTGGTGTTGTTGCTGCAGTTTGCACTGCCAGACGGCCACCCGGTGCGTGAGGCCACCGGGCAGTCCCCGGCACTGTGGCTTATCCTGACCGGTGCCGTTGCTCTGATCCTCGGATACTCGCGTTTCCTTCGGGCGTTGCGGACCCGGAGTGCGCCCCAGGCAACCAAGCAGCCACCCAAACCAACAGGCAGTTTTTCCGATACCGAGCTTGAACGCTATGCCCGCCACATCGTCTTGCGCGAATTGGGTGGGCCGGGGCAGAAACGCCTGAAACAGGCCCGTGTTCTGGTGATCGGGGCAGGTGGCCTGGGCGCGCCTGCGTTGCAATATCTGGCGGCGGTTGGTGTCGGCACCATCGGTGTGATCGACGATGACGTGGTTGAAAACGCCAACCTGCAACGACAAGTGATCCACCGCGATGCAGACATTGGTGTGCCCAAGGTGTTCTCGGCCCAAATGGCGATGGAGGCGCAGAACCCCAACGTCACCGTGCGCCCCTACAACCGACGCCTGACAGCCGACATCGCGGCCGAGCTTTTTGCGGACTATGATTTGATCCTCGATGGCACCGACAATTTCGAGACCCGCTATCTGGCCAATGAAACGGCGGTAAAGCTGGGCAAACCCCTGATTTCAGGCGCTTTGGCCCAATGGGAGGGGCAGCTGAGCGTGTTCCACCCGGCTGACACAGGTCCCTGCTACCAATGCATCTTCCCCGAAGCGCCGCCCCCAGGGCTGGCACCATCGTGCTCTGAGGCCGGGGTAATCGGCCCACTGCCGGGCGTGGTCGGGTCCATGATGGCGGTCGAGGCGATCAAGCTGATCACGCGGGCCGGTGCGGTGCTCAAAGGTGAGATGCTGATTTATGACGCGCTTTACGGCGAAAGTCGCAAGATCACCCTGTCCAAACGCGCCGATTGCCCCATCTGCGGAACAGAGGCGGCGTAA